DNA sequence from the Candidatus Eisenbacteria bacterium genome:
GAACAGATCACTCACGGTCTTGACCGCCTCGACCACGCCGAACGGCTTCGTGGCTTCGAGCTTGCGACCGACCTCGGGAAGCTCGACGAACACCACGTCCCCGAGCTGATCGGTCGCATAGCTGGTGATGCCGACGGTCACGACGCCGCCCTCGAGGCGAGCCCACTCGTGTTCCGCCGTATATCTGAGATCTTCGGGATAGCTCAATGCGAGATCCTCCGCGCGGGCATCGACGCCGGGCTCGTGCCTAGCGATGCGTGCCCTGGGTATAGAACGGACGTTTCACCGTGCGGACCGGAATGCGAGTGCTGCCCGCGACCACTTCGAGCGCGGTGCCGAGTGCGGCGCTGGCGCTGTCGACGTACGCCATCGCGATCGCGCGTTCGAGCGAGGGACCGAAGGCACCACTGGTCACCGTGCCGACCGCACGTCCGTCGCGTTCGATCGCCATGCCGTGACGTGGAACCCGCCGCCCCTCGGCCTCGAGTCCCACCAGCCGGCGCGCCGCGCCTTCCTGCTTCTGACGCACCAGCACCTCGCGGCCTGCGAAGTCGGACTTTCCGAGTTTGACCGTCCAGCCGAGTCCTGCCGCCAACGGCGAGGTTGAGTCGTCGATATCGTTTCCATACAACATGTACGCCATCTCGAGGCGCAGCGTGTCGCGCGCACCCAGGCCGATCGGTTCGAGTCCGTGAGGTGCACCCGCCGAGAACAGCTGCTCCCAGATCGTGGCGGCATGGCGCGGATGGAAGTACAGCTCGAAGCCGTCCTCACCGGTGTAGCCGGTGCGCGAAATCACCGCGTCGACACCGAACACCGGCCCGATCATGAAACGGTAGTAGCCGAGCACGAGCGCGGCGGCTGGAACGTGATCCCTCAGCACCTCCGCGGCGCGCGGGCCCTGCAGCGCGAGCAGCGCGAGGTCCTCGGAGACGTCGGTGAGCGTGGCGTCGGCCGGACACTGTTCCGCGAGCCATGCGAAGTCCTTCGCGATGTTGCTCGCGTTGACGACCACCATGTGGTGATCGGCTGCGCGATAGATCAGCGCGTCGTCGACGATGCCGCCATCGGGCCGGCAGATCGGCGTGTAGAGCGCCTGCCCGACCTCGAGCGCCGCGACGTCGTTGGTGACGGCTCGATCCAGAAAGCCCACGGCGCCCGCTCCGGTGACGCGAAATTCGCCCATGTGCGAGACGTCGAACAGCCCCACACCGGTTCGCACCCGGCGGTGCTCCTCGACGTCCCCCCGATAGCGGAGCGGCATCTCGTAGCCGGCGAAATCCACCAGCTTCGCGCCGGCGGCGCGGTGTTGTTCGAAGAACGGAGTGCGCTTGAGGGTGGTCGCGGAGGACATGATGCAGACTCCCGGTGAGAAGGCGATCGCACGGTATCGAAAGGTCACACTCGAATCAAGACGACGCGGTCTTCAACACTCCGAGCTCGCGACCGGCCTGCGCGAATGCTTCGATCGCGCGTTCGAGATGATGCCGCTCGTGCGCCGCCGACACCTGCACGCGGATCCGCGCCTGACCCTTCGGGACCACCGGGAAGGAGAACCCGATCACGTAGATCCCGAGTTCGAGCAGCCGACGCGCCATGTCGTGAGCGAGCCGCTCGTCGTACAGCATGATGGGCACGATCGGATGATGCCCGGGTTTGAGCTCGAAGCCTGCCGCCCGCATCCCGTCACGGAACAGTCGCGTATTCGCCTCGAGGCGATCGCGCAACGCCGTGGACTCGGACAGCAGGTCGAGCACCGCGAGGCTCGCGCCGACCACCGCGGGCGGCAGACTGTTCGAGAACAGGTACGGTCGCGAACGCTGGCGCAGCATCGCGATGATCTCGCGCCGACCGCTGGTGAAGCCACCGAGTGCGCCGCCGAGCGCCTTGCCGAGCGTGCCGGTGAGGATGTCGACGCGACCCATCACCCCGCAGTGCTCGGTGCTCCCGCGCCCGTTCGCACCCAGGAATCCGGTCGCATGACAGTCGTCGACCATCACGAGCGCACGATAGCGATCCGCCAGTTCACAGATTGCCGCCAGATTCGCGATCGTGCCGTCCATGCTGAAGACGCCGTCGGTCACGATCATCCGATGGCGAGTTCCGCGCTCGACCGCTTCCCGAAGGCATCGCTCGAGGTCGGCCATGTCGTTGGTTTCGTAGCGCCATCGCTGCGCCTTGCACAGCCGCACGCCGTCGATGATCGACGCGTGGTTGAGCGCGTCGGAAACGATCGCGTCCGCTTCGCCGAGCAGCGGTTCGAACACGCCGCCATTCGCGTCGAAGCACGCGGCATAGAGAATCGTGTCCTCGGTACCCAGAAACTCCGAGATGCGCTGCTCGAGACGCCGATGCAGGTCTTGCGTGCCGCAGATGAAGCGCACCGACGAGAGTCCGAAGCCGTGGCTGTCGATCGCACGGTGTGCCGCCTCGATCACGCGCGCGTCGCTCGAAAGCCCCAGATAGTTGTTCGCGCACATCACCACGACCTGGCGGCCGTCGGTCAAGCGCACTTCGGCGCCCTGTGCGGACGCCAGGACGCGTTCGTCCTTCCACAGGCCGCCGGCACGAATCGCCTCGAGTTCGGACTCGAGTTGAGGCTTCAGCGTCTCGAACACGTCACGCCTCCTCGCCCCACGGCACCAGCACCACCTTGCCGGCCTGCCCCGAGCGCAGCAGCGCGATCGCCTCGTCGAAGCGCTCCATCGGCATCTGGTGCGTGATCGCGGGACGGATGTCGAGCTTGCCCGAGCCCAACAGGTTGTCCATCTGATACCAGCTGTCGTACATGCGTCGACCGACGATGCCGTGAATCGTGATCCCCTTGAAGATCACGAGGCGATTCCAGTCGAGTTCGAACGGCTCGTGCGGCAGGCCGAGCAGCGACAGGCGGCCGCCGTTGCGCAGCGCCGCGAGTCCGTCCCGCATCGCCGTCGGGTTGCCCGACATCTCGAGCACGCCGTCGAGGCCGTGGCCTCCGGTGAGCGCGCGCGTCCGCTCGACGAAGTTCTCCTGCGCCGGATTGATCAGCGCATCGGCCTGCATGCGCTTCGCGAGCTCGAGTCGATAGGGCGAAACGTCGGAGGCGATCACGCGCACGGCACCCGCCGCGCGCGCCACGCCGATCGCGAACAGGCCGATCGGGCCGCACCCGGTCACCGCGATGTTGCAACCCGACAGCGGCCCCGCGAATGCAGTGTGAACGGCGTTCCCGAGCGGCTCCATCACGCCCGCGACCTCGATCGGCACGTTCGCAGGGGCCGGCCAGGCATTGCTCGCCGGCACCACCACGTATTCGGCGAAACCGCCGTTCACATCGACGCCGAGGATCCGCGTGTTCTCGCACACGTGCGCATAGCCGGTCCGGCACGCGACGCAGTGGTCGCACACGATGTGACTCTCGCAGGAGACCCGGTCGCCGGATTGGACGTTCGTGACCGCGGAGCCGATCGCGACGACTTCGCCGACGAACTCGTGCCCGAGCGTCACCGGAGGACGGATGCGTCCCTGCGACCAGCCGTCCCACACGTAAATGTGCAGATCGGTGCCGCACACTCCCGCGCGCTTCACCTTGAGCAGCAGGTCGCGCGGCCCGGGAGACGGCACGGGCACTTCGCGAATCTCGGCGCCGGGTGCGGACGCGGTCTTGACGATCGCCCGCATGGTCGTTGGAATCGCCGTTGGACGGCCTGCGGAAGCCGGCGCCGGAGTGGACGTGGGTGCGGTGGATCGAACGGTCATGGAGTGAGCAGGGCGCGAAGGGCCTGGCCGGTATGAGAGCTCCGCACGCGCGCCACCGCTTCGGGAGTTCCGGCGGCCACCACGTGGCCGCCCCGGTCGCCGCCTTCCGGCCCCAGATCCACGAGCCAGTCGGCCGACTTGATGACATCGAGGTTGTGTTCGATCACCACCACGCTGTTGCCGCGCTCGACCAGGGCCTGCAGTACTTCCAGAAGTGCGCGCACATCTTCGAAGTGCAGGCCGGTGGTCGGTTCGTCGAGAACGTACAGCGTCCTCCCGGTCGCCACGCGCGACAGTTCGGTCGCGAGTTTGACCCGCTGCGCTTCGCCACCCGACAACGTGGTGGCCGACTGCCCGAGGTGGATGTAGCCGAGCCCTACCGAGCGCAGCGTTTCGAGCTTGCGTCGCAGCGCCGGCACCGCGCCGAGGAACTCGAGCCCCTCCTCGACCGTCATCTCCAGCACATCGGCGATCGAGCGCCCCTTGTAGAGCACTTCGAGGGTCTCGCGATCGTAGCGACGCCCGTGACAGATCTCACACTTCACGTAGACGTCCGGCAGGAAGTGCATCTCGATGCGCCGCACACCATCGCCCTGACAGTGCTCGCATCGGCCGCCCTTCACGTTGAACGAGAAGCGCCCCGGTCCGTATCCGCGCACCTTGGATTCCGGCAGCTGAGCGAACAGGTCGCGGATGAAGTTGAAGGCACCGGTGTAGGTCGCGGGATTCGATCGCGGGGTGCGTCCGATCGGGCTCTGGTCGATCGCCACCACCTTGTCGAGGTGATCGAGACCCTCGATCTTGCGATGCGGGGCCGGCACCGCCGCGGCGTCGTTCAGATGCCGCTCGAGTGCCGCGAGCAGGATGTCATTGACGAGCGTGCTCTTGCCGGAGCCCGACACACCGCTCACGCACACCAGTCGTCCGAGCGGGAACTCGACGTCGATCTGTTTGAGGTTGTTCGCCCGAGCGCCCCGCACCGTGAGCATCTGTCCGTTGCCGGCGCGTCGCTGCTTCGGAATCTCGATGCGACGCACCCCCGACAGGTATTCGCCGGTCAGAGAGCCGGCCGTCGCGGCGACCTCTTCGGGACGACCGGCTGCGACGAGTCGCCCACCATGCCGCCCGGCCCCGGGCCCCAGATCCAGCAGCCAGTCGGCGGCGCGCATCGTCTCTTCGTCGTGTTCGACCACCACCAGCGTGTTCCCCAGATCCCGCAGTTGAAGCAGAGTGCGAAGCAATCGCTGGTTGTCGCGATGGTGCAGCCCGATCGAGGGCTCGTCGAGGATGTAGAGCACGCCGGTCAGCTGCGAGCCGATCTGGGTCGCGAGTCGGATACGTTGCGCCTCGCCGCCGGCGAGCGTTCCCGCGGTACGGTCGAGCGTCAGGTAGCCGAGTCCCACGTCGTCGAGGAATCCGAGCCGGCTGGTGATCTCCTTCAACACCGGGGCCGCGATCACGGAGGCCGGGCCCTTCCACTCGAGCGCGGCCGCACGTTCGCGCGCGCTCGCGACCGAGAGTGCGCACCAGGCTCCGATGTCGATGCCGTCGATCAGCACCGCGAGGCTCTCCTTGCGCAGCCGCTTGCCGCCGCACCCGGCGCACGGAGTCGGATTCATGAGCCCGCCGATCCACTTGCGGACCGATTCACTGGTGGTCTCACGGTAGCGGCGTTCGAGGTTCGGGATCACGCCTTCAAAACGGCCGTGATGCACCCACGAGGAGCCCTTCTTGAGCTTGAACTCGTAACGGAGCTGACGCTCCCCCGCGCCCTGAAGCAGCATCTCGCGCACGCGCGTGGCCAGCTTCTTCCACGGCGTGTCGAGCGAGAACTTGAACGACTTGGCGAGTGCTTCGAGCGTGCCGCCGACCCACGTCCCTTCGGCGTCACCCCACGCGGCGATCGCATTGCCCCGAATACTGAGGCTCGGATCCGGGACCACGCGGTCAGGATCCACGCGCATCAGCGTCCCCAGACCGTCGCACGCCTTGCAGGCGCCGTACGGCGAATTGAAGGAGAAGCTCTTGGGTTCGACGATCGGGACGCTGGTGCCGCATTTGGGGCACGCGGAGCCCTGGCTGAAGTGCAGGTCGTCTGCACCGTCGCGCGCGACCGTCAGCATGCCGTTGCCGAGCGCGAGCGCAGCTTCGACCGAGTCGGCAAGCCGCGATCGGGAGGAAGCCTCGAGCGTGAGCCGATCGACCACCACGTCGATGTCGTGGCGCTTGGTCTTGGCGAGTTTCTCGATGCCGTCCAGCTCGACCCACGCGCCGTCGGTTCGCGCGCGCAGGTAGCCCTGCTTGCGGATCTGCTCCAGCTCCTTGCGGTACTCCCCTTTGCGCCCGCGCACGAACGGCGCCAGCACCGCGACCTTGCGGCCGCCGCATTCAGCGAGGATCTGATCGACGATCTCGGAGGTGGTCTGTCGCCGGGTGCGAGTGCCGCAGGACGGGCAGTGCTGGACACCGAGGCGCGCGAACAGCAGCCGCAGATAGTCGTAGATCTCGGTGATGGTCGCCACCGTCGAGCGCGGATTCGATCCGGCGCTGCGCTGCTCGATCGCGATCGCAGGACTCAGGCCCTCGATCGCGTCGACGTCGGGCTTTTCCATCTGGCCGAGGAATTGCCGCGCATACGCCGACAGCGACTCGACGTAGCGGCGCTGACCCTCGGCGTAGAGCGTGTCGAACGCGAGCGAGGACTTCCCGGAACCCGACACGCCGGTCACCACGATCAGACTCTGGCGCGGTAGCCGCAGCGAAAGGTTCTGCAGATTGTGCTCGCGCGCGCCCCGGATGACGATGTCGGTCAGCGGTGTGACGCTGCGACGCGTGAGATCGTGACCGGGACCGTGACGGCGCGTGGAAGGCTCTTCGGTGCGGGTCGCCATGGGCCGGGGACTATAGCATTCCGCGCCGGCTCCGGAAGTCCCGCGCGCGCCGCGATGTGGCACGCGCGGGGCGCTGCGCTACTCGTAGCGCAGCGAGTCGACCGGATCGAGGCGCGAGGCGCGCACGGCCGGATAGAGTCCGAAGAAAATGCCGACCGTGGCCGAGAACACCAGCGCCAGCACCACGGACCAGGGCGAGACGTAGGTGGGCAGCGGACTGAGTGCCTTGACCAGCCACGAGATCCCCGCCCCCAGCAGGACTCCGATCGCGCCGCCGAGCGCGGTCAGCATCATCGACTCGACCAGGAACTGGGTCAGGATGGCGCGCCGCGGCGCGCCCAGCGCCTTGCGGATGCCGATCTCACGCGTTCGCTCGGTGACCGCGACCAGCATGATGTTCATCACTCCGATCCCGCCGACCAGCAGCGAAATCGACGAGATGAGCGTCATCAGCGCCACGATTCCACCGGTGATCTGCTGGTAGATCTGGAGGAATGCGTCGTCGGTGAAGATCGCGAAGTCGTTCAGCTTGTTGCTCGGCAGGTGTCGCCTCACGCGCAGCACCTCGATGATCTGTTGCTGCGCGATGTCGTTCTGCTCCGGCGACCACGCAATCGCGTCGAGGAACAGCTCACCGCGTTTCGGGAACCACGGAGGGACGTCCTGTGGCGACGGGAAGTTCTTGTCGATCGTGGTGTACGGCACCGCGGCGACCTGATCGAAATTATTGCCGAGAAAGCGTCCCTTGGCCTCGAACTCGCCGATCACCGTGAACGGAATGTCCCCGATGTGCACGCGCTGGCCGAGCCCGCTGCCGTCGCCGAACAAGGCTTCCCGGACGTCCTTGCCGAGCACCACCACGTTCGCGTTGCGTTCCACCTCTTCCGTGGTGAAGAAGCGCCCACGCGCGAGGTCGTAGCCGTGCGTGATGAGGTAGTCCTCGTTGGTGCCGTAGACGAACGTGAAGCGCGTGAGCTTGTCACGGTAGCGAAGCTTGAGATCGGCCCACGGCCACTTGAACGGAGCGATCGCGCGCACCGCGGGAGCACCGGCCAGAATCGCGCGCGCATCGTCCATCGAAAAGGCACGCCGCTGGCGCAGGCTGTCGGGGATTCCGCCGGGGCCGAGGTTCACGCCCGGGCGGATGCGGCGGATGTAGATCGTGTTGTTGCCGATCGACTGGATGCTCTTCTCGAACGAGCGCTGAAAACCGTTGATCAGCGCCACCATGCCGATCACCGTGCCGACCCCGATCACGATGCCGAGCAGCGCGAGCACCGACCGCAGACGGTTGGCGAACAGTGCCTGCGCCGCCATGCGCAGCGTCTCGCCCAGAAACCAGAAGTTCATGGCTACTCGTACCTCAATGCTTCGATCGGATCGAGCCGCGAGGCACGCACCGCGGGGTACGAGCCGAAGAAGATACCGACCGCCGACGAGAGCAGAATGCCCATGACGATGGCCGGCATACTGACCGCCGCAGGGAGCGGACTGACGGCCCCGACCAGCAGAGCAAGTCCGGTGCCGATCGCGATTCCGGTCACACCGCCAGCGAGCGAGAGCGTGGTCGACTCCACCAGGAA
Encoded proteins:
- the uvrA gene encoding excinuclease ABC subunit UvrA; this translates as MATRTEEPSTRRHGPGHDLTRRSVTPLTDIVIRGAREHNLQNLSLRLPRQSLIVVTGVSGSGKSSLAFDTLYAEGQRRYVESLSAYARQFLGQMEKPDVDAIEGLSPAIAIEQRSAGSNPRSTVATITEIYDYLRLLFARLGVQHCPSCGTRTRRQTTSEIVDQILAECGGRKVAVLAPFVRGRKGEYRKELEQIRKQGYLRARTDGAWVELDGIEKLAKTKRHDIDVVVDRLTLEASSRSRLADSVEAALALGNGMLTVARDGADDLHFSQGSACPKCGTSVPIVEPKSFSFNSPYGACKACDGLGTLMRVDPDRVVPDPSLSIRGNAIAAWGDAEGTWVGGTLEALAKSFKFSLDTPWKKLATRVREMLLQGAGERQLRYEFKLKKGSSWVHHGRFEGVIPNLERRYRETTSESVRKWIGGLMNPTPCAGCGGKRLRKESLAVLIDGIDIGAWCALSVASARERAAALEWKGPASVIAAPVLKEITSRLGFLDDVGLGYLTLDRTAGTLAGGEAQRIRLATQIGSQLTGVLYILDEPSIGLHHRDNQRLLRTLLQLRDLGNTLVVVEHDEETMRAADWLLDLGPGAGRHGGRLVAAGRPEEVAATAGSLTGEYLSGVRRIEIPKQRRAGNGQMLTVRGARANNLKQIDVEFPLGRLVCVSGVSGSGKSTLVNDILLAALERHLNDAAAVPAPHRKIEGLDHLDKVVAIDQSPIGRTPRSNPATYTGAFNFIRDLFAQLPESKVRGYGPGRFSFNVKGGRCEHCQGDGVRRIEMHFLPDVYVKCEICHGRRYDRETLEVLYKGRSIADVLEMTVEEGLEFLGAVPALRRKLETLRSVGLGYIHLGQSATTLSGGEAQRVKLATELSRVATGRTLYVLDEPTTGLHFEDVRALLEVLQALVERGNSVVVIEHNLDVIKSADWLVDLGPEGGDRGGHVVAAGTPEAVARVRSSHTGQALRALLTP
- the gcvH gene encoding glycine cleavage system protein GcvH — its product is MSYPEDLRYTAEHEWARLEGGVVTVGITSYATDQLGDVVFVELPEVGRKLEATKPFGVVEAVKTVSDLFAPLAGEVIEVNGALADNPALVNQSPYGDGWMVRIRPADPAGILKLLSHDDYSRLIEEQHA
- the kbl gene encoding glycine C-acetyltransferase yields the protein MFETLKPQLESELEAIRAGGLWKDERVLASAQGAEVRLTDGRQVVVMCANNYLGLSSDARVIEAAHRAIDSHGFGLSSVRFICGTQDLHRRLEQRISEFLGTEDTILYAACFDANGGVFEPLLGEADAIVSDALNHASIIDGVRLCKAQRWRYETNDMADLERCLREAVERGTRHRMIVTDGVFSMDGTIANLAAICELADRYRALVMVDDCHATGFLGANGRGSTEHCGVMGRVDILTGTLGKALGGALGGFTSGRREIIAMLRQRSRPYLFSNSLPPAVVGASLAVLDLLSESTALRDRLEANTRLFRDGMRAAGFELKPGHHPIVPIMLYDERLAHDMARRLLELGIYVIGFSFPVVPKGQARIRVQVSAAHERHHLERAIEAFAQAGRELGVLKTASS
- the gcvT gene encoding glycine cleavage system aminomethyltransferase GcvT, with product MSSATTLKRTPFFEQHRAAGAKLVDFAGYEMPLRYRGDVEEHRRVRTGVGLFDVSHMGEFRVTGAGAVGFLDRAVTNDVAALEVGQALYTPICRPDGGIVDDALIYRAADHHMVVVNASNIAKDFAWLAEQCPADATLTDVSEDLALLALQGPRAAEVLRDHVPAAALVLGYYRFMIGPVFGVDAVISRTGYTGEDGFELYFHPRHAATIWEQLFSAGAPHGLEPIGLGARDTLRLEMAYMLYGNDIDDSTSPLAAGLGWTVKLGKSDFAGREVLVRQKQEGAARRLVGLEAEGRRVPRHGMAIERDGRAVGTVTSGAFGPSLERAIAMAYVDSASAALGTALEVVAGSTRIPVRTVKRPFYTQGTHR
- the tdh gene encoding L-threonine 3-dehydrogenase, translating into MPTTMRAIVKTASAPGAEIREVPVPSPGPRDLLLKVKRAGVCGTDLHIYVWDGWSQGRIRPPVTLGHEFVGEVVAIGSAVTNVQSGDRVSCESHIVCDHCVACRTGYAHVCENTRILGVDVNGGFAEYVVVPASNAWPAPANVPIEVAGVMEPLGNAVHTAFAGPLSGCNIAVTGCGPIGLFAIGVARAAGAVRVIASDVSPYRLELAKRMQADALINPAQENFVERTRALTGGHGLDGVLEMSGNPTAMRDGLAALRNGGRLSLLGLPHEPFELDWNRLVIFKGITIHGIVGRRMYDSWYQMDNLLGSGKLDIRPAITHQMPMERFDEAIALLRSGQAGKVVLVPWGEEA
- a CDS encoding FtsX-like permease family protein, encoding MNFWFLGETLRMAAQALFANRLRSVLALLGIVIGVGTVIGMVALINGFQRSFEKSIQSIGNNTIYIRRIRPGVNLGPGGIPDSLRQRRAFSMDDARAILAGAPAVRAIAPFKWPWADLKLRYRDKLTRFTFVYGTNEDYLITHGYDLARGRFFTTEEVERNANVVVLGKDVREALFGDGSGLGQRVHIGDIPFTVIGEFEAKGRFLGNNFDQVAAVPYTTIDKNFPSPQDVPPWFPKRGELFLDAIAWSPEQNDIAQQQIIEVLRVRRHLPSNKLNDFAIFTDDAFLQIYQQITGGIVALMTLISSISLLVGGIGVMNIMLVAVTERTREIGIRKALGAPRRAILTQFLVESMMLTALGGAIGVLLGAGISWLVKALSPLPTYVSPWSVVLALVFSATVGIFFGLYPAVRASRLDPVDSLRYE